In Topomyia yanbarensis strain Yona2022 chromosome 2, ASM3024719v1, whole genome shotgun sequence, one DNA window encodes the following:
- the LOC131678783 gene encoding uncharacterized protein LOC131678783: MPWVVVVLYVIVMLQKSIWLLLIVIYLANAENEYPCVEFPVESQCLLDQIVYHPGQQIVFPDGYTHFRIDVSKYMYGTASNISEFDEQLYVAMHRPAGVELKNVNMKRLVLPPTLKFGSFSRNKLYTIDIDRTKIYQISFLDLDSNDISDLSNISALINLETLHLQYNRIATIDKSTFAPLVKLKRLYLEQNPFRTLPWESLPATLTHLDCRGSELESIDFGRSHLPALQYLDLENNEILTINVTDILRAAPNLKQAYMFNHQIPSDEMVEIVKVLNQHNITNYFDDHEYCYYGEKYVEGRCVVPPKPYVGFSTRMSVVLTVVTLIVGALLVYLVYWAFTQMTR; the protein is encoded by the exons ATGCCGTGGGTAGTAGTTGTTTTGTACGTGATTGTGATGTTGCAAAAATCTATCTg GTTGCTTCTAATCGTTATATACTTGGCAAATGCCGAAAACGAATATCCATGCGTAGAATTCCCAGTCGAAAGTCAATGTTTGCTAGATCAAATCGTATATCACCCGGGCCAACAAATTGTGTTTCCTGATGGGTACACACACTTTCGAATTGATGTATCGAAATACATGTACGGCACTGCGTCCAACATCAGCGAGTTTGACGAACAGCTCTACGTAGCGATGCATCGACCAGCGGGTGTTgagctgaaaaatgtcaacatGAAACGCCTAGTGCTGCCTCCGACACTGAAATTCGGTAGTTTTTCTCGCAACAAGCTATACACTATAGACATAGATCGCACCAAGATCTACCAAATCAGCTTTCTTGACCTGGATTCAAATGACATTTCCGACCTCAGCAATATCAGCGCCCTGATCAATCTCGAGACGCTTCATCTGCAGTACAACCGTATCGCCACGATCGACAAGTCCACGTTCGCTCCACTCGTCAAACTAAAGCGCCTTTATCTGGAGCAGAACCCCTTTCGAACGCTTCCATGGGAAAGTCTTCCCGCAACTCTGACACATCTGGATTGTCGCGGATCAGAGCTTGAATCGATCGACTTCGGCCGCTCACATTTACCGGCCTTACAGTATCTGGACTTGGAGAATAATGAAATACTCACCATTAATGTCACTGACATTCTCCGAGCTGCCCCAAATCTGAAACAGGCTTACATGTTCAATCATCAAATCCCTTCCGACGAAATGGTTGAAATTGTGAAGGTTCTCAATCAACATAACATTACCAATTACTTTGACGATCATGAATACTGTTATTACGGTGAAAAATATGTTGAGGGAAGGTGTGTGGTGCCGCCCAAGCCGTACGTTGGCTTCAGTACACGAATGTCAGTTGTGCTGACGGTGGTCACGTTAATTGTTGGGGCTCTTTTAGTCTATTTAGTTTACTGGGCCTTCACACAAATGACTCGATAG